Below is a window of Thermodesulfobium sp. 4217-1 DNA.
CAATTGTCTCAGCGCTCTCGCCTAAAAACTGAGAAATATTATCTATCCCCGCAGGACCGCCCTTGAAAATGTCTTTTAGCGCGCGTAGATACTTTCTATCAAGGTCATTTAAGCCCAGGTCATCAATGTTTATGATTTTTAAGGATTCTGCTGCTGCTATTACATCTATTGACTTGATTTTGTTAACCTGAACATAATCTCTGACTCTTCTTAAGAGTTTATTTGCAACCCTGGGGGTAAATCTCGATCTCTTTGCTAAGAAATTGGATGCCTCTTCTTCAATCTCTAACTCCAGAAATTCAGCAGATCTTTTGATAATAGAAGAGAGCTCTTCTTCTTGATAGAATTCGAAATACCCGTGAATTCCAAACCTGTCGATAAGTGGAGAAGAAAGCGAGCCAGGTTTTGTGGTAGCGCAGATTAGCGTAAATGGCGGCAAATTTAGGCGAACGCTTTGCGCGCCAATTCCTTTTGAAACGCTTATGTCTACGATATAGTCTTCCATCGATACATACAGTATTTCTTCAAGGTTTTTTGGCAATCTGTGGATCTCATCTATAAATAAAACGCTTCCATCTTTGTCAATGGACGTTAAGAGTCCCACAAGGTCTATTGGCTTTTGCAATGCTGACGCTATAGCAAATTTAAAATTTTTACCCATCTCGTAAGCGAGTATAGATGCTATAGTTGTTTTGCCCAGCCCAGGAGGTCCAGATAACAGTATGTGATCTAACATCTCATTCCTGCTTTTGGCAGCCTCCACAGAAATCTTCAAAAGTTTTTTTATATTTTCCTGCCCTATATATTCATCAAATGATTTTGGCCTTAATACGTTCATCTTATCCTTTGGATAGCCATAGTGATAATATCCTCGCTCTTAAGAATGTTTATGTCTGGAATATCTTTCAATGTATCAATTACCACTTCCTTGGCCCTTTGAAAAGTTACTCCCAAAGAGACCAGCGCATCTACTGCTAATTTTGCTTTATCGTCAAACTTTACATCAGAAAACTCTGGGAAACAGCCCTTAAGCTCATCGAATATTCTTTTTGCAGTCTTCTCGCCAACTCCAGGAATGGACTTTAGCGAATTTACCCTATCGTTTTTTAGATCGACTATCAACGTGGGATTGGTCTTGAAAGAGGATACTATTTGCAACGCCAGCTTAACGCCAATTCCGTGAATTTTCAAAAGTTTTTGGAAGCTCTCAAGATCGGGAATTGACTCAAAACCAAATAGCTGTTGTGACTCTGCGATAAATTGATGACTTATATAAAATTCTAAAATATCGCCTTTTCTATTCTTGTTCTTTTCAAAAAGATATGGAGGGAGCTTTATCAAATATCCCAAGCCGTTATTTTCAACAATTATGCTATTTTCTACAAAGCCAAGTAAATTACCTACTATATATGCTATCATTGTCTGAATATACCAGCGCAAGAGCAATAGCGTCCGTTACATCATCTCTGAGATTACTAAAATCAGATCCCAATATGAACTCTACAGATTTCCTAACCTGTACTTTATTGGCAAGACCATTCCCAGAAATAAGACGCTTTACCTCTTTCGGCGTGTATTCCCTATATGAAATATTTTTTTTGCTCAAAACCAACTTTATTACTCCTCTACCTTCTGACACGTCCATAACTGTTTTTTGATTCTTAAAATAGAAAAGCTTTTCGACAGAGCAGGCATCAGGACTATACTTGTCCACAATAGAGCTCAGCTCATCAAATATAGCGCACAATCTTTCATCCTGAGTGCGATTGTAAATCTGTATCAAACCGCAACTTTCCAAAGAAATACCCTGGTCCTTTTTTACGATTGCATAGCCTATATCGGCTACGCCAGGATCAATTCCCAATACTATCATAATTTAGCTTTCATAAGAGATTGCTACTCTTCTTTCTCAATTTCCTCCATTATGTTCTCTGGGATATCGAAATTAGCATATACGTTTTGGACGTCATCGTGCTCTTCCAATTGCTCCAGGAAACCAAGAACCTTTTTTGCTTCTGAAATATTGCTAACTTGTACATAAGTAGATGGAACCATTACTACTTCACAATTTACTATATTGAAATTAGCATCTTTTAGTTTACCTTGAACCTGATAAAGATTTTCTGGTTCAGTAATGACCTTAGTTTCTCCGTCTCCCTGTTCTATATCTTCGATTGCAAGGTCTTCGTCAAGAGCCAATTCCATAATTTTTTCCTCGTTTTCGCCCTCAACAATGATCTCGCCTTTTCTTGAAAACATCCAGGCTACAGCCCCTGCGTCAGCCATATTTCCGCCAGATTTTGAGAAAATTTTTCTAATCTCTGGAGCAGTTCTATTTTTATTGTCGGTCGTTACGTTCATTAGGACTGCAATGCCTAAAGGACCGTAACCTTCATAGACCATTTCTTCATAGTTCGCTCCGTCGTTGAGCTCGCCGGTGCCCTTTTGGATCGCCCTCTTGATGTTATCAGAAGGCATATTTACGCTCTTTGCCTTTTCAATTGCAATTCTCAATCTTGCATTAGCTTCTGGACTGCCGCCGCCTGTCCTTGCAGCAATCGTAAGCTCTCTTGCAAGCTTAGTAAATACCTTGCCTCTTACAGCATCTTCTTTAGATTTCTTATGTTTAATATTAGCCCACTTGGAATGTCCAGAAATAATTCCACCTCCAGAAAAATTTATAATTATAGAATAGGGAATTTTAACAAATTATACCAAATATTTCAAACGCCTGTGTGTCCAAAACCTCCAATATTCCTTTTGGTTTCGTCTAATTCAGTAAAAACAAATTGTGCACCGTAAATCTTTTGAAACACCATCTGCGCTATTCTGTCATAGGGATTGATAGTAAATGTATCATTTCCCAGGTTAATCAAGATTATCTTTACTTCGCCTCTATAGTCAGAATCAATTGTTCCAGGACTATTTAAAACGAAAACGCCCTTTAGTGCAAGGCCGCTTCTTGACCTTATTTGCGCTTCGTAACCAGTAGGTATCTGTAGCCTAATCCCAGTCGATATTAACCCTATCGCGCCTTTTAAGATTTCAACAGGACTATCGATAAAGGCCTTTATATCATATCCGCTACTGCCTTCTGTTTTTCTTTCTGGCAGACATCTCTTGTCTGATAGTTCAATTCCAATATTAATCATTAGACTATCCTTGCAAAAATTTTTCTGCCCACTTTCAATTTAAATTTGTCCTTTTTAACTATAAACTTCTCATCATTTATAGCTTCTTCGTTAATCTCTATTGCTCCCTGAGCAAGAAGTCTCTTCCCCTCGCTCGTGCTCTTTAAGAGTCCAAGATCGACCAAAAGCTTTGGCAGCCATACCTCATTTTCACTTTCATAGGGCCATCTGTACTCTGCAGCATCATCTGGAAATGATCTTTTTTCGAATGCAGTCTCGAAATTTTCCCTTGCCTTTGCAGCATCTTCCTCAGAAGAATACCTTTTTGTGATGTCAAAGGCTAAAACCTTTTTTATATCTTTTGGATTCTCATATTTTTTAAACAGCACAGAAATTTCATCTTCTGTAAAATCGGTAAGCAAGATAAAATATTGTCTTAACAGCTCATCTGGCATTGACATCAGCTTACCAAATATCGTATTTGGCTCTTCAGCAATGCCGACATAATTTCCAAGGCTTTTGCTCATTTTTTGCTTTCCGTCAAGGCCTGCAATAATAGGCATAGTAAGACACACCTGAGGTTCCATTCCCATTTTCTCCATTAGATCTCTGCCTATCAGGAGATTGAACGTCTGGTCTGTTCCGCCAAGCTCCACATCAGCATTGATAGCCACCGAATCGTATGCCTGGAGCAAAGGATACAAGATCTCATGAAGGCTGATAGGTTCGTTTGCTTTCAATCTCTCTGAAAAAGTCTCCCTTTCAAGGATTCTGGCGACAGTAAACTTTGCACTCAGTTTTATCAACTCTTCAAGGCTTATTTTTGACAACCATTCTGAGTTATATCTAATGGTAGTCTTTTCTTTGTCCAATATTTTAAAAGCCTGAGTTTTGTAGGTTTCAGCATTTTTATTGATTTCTTCTACGTTTAGGGCTGGCCTAGTCTTTGATTTTCCAGTCGGATCGCCGATCAAGGTAGTGAAATCACCAATAATTAATATTACTCTGTGCCCAAGGTCTTGAAAACTCTTTAGTTTACTAAGCACTACGGTATGCCCCAGATGTAGATCGGGAGCTGTAGGGTCAATACCCAGCTTAATATTTAGCTTTCTACCTGACTTAATCTTTTTTTCAAGATCGTCAAAAGGTATAATTTCTTCAGTGCCTCTTTTAATTAACTTAATCGATTCATCAAAGTTCAAAAAAAACCCTCCTTTCAAAGTTACACAAGGAATGATATCATATACAAGACAGACTTTAAATAACATGTTATAATTTACATTCGTTAAAAATTTTAGATAAGGGAAAATGGAGGAATTATATGCCAGTTACAAGAACCGCTACAAGAGAGTTAAGAAAAAGCTTAAGAAAAAAACACCATAACCAATCGGTAAAATCTGCCACCAAGACTAGCATCAAAAATTTTGAAAAATTGTTGCAAGTTGAAGCCACAGCAGAGCAAAGAGAAAAGGTTTTAGATCTCTTTAAGAAAGCAGTAAGCTCTGTGGACAGATTGGCGAAAAACAATATCTATGATAAAAATAAAGCTTCTAGAAAGAAATCCCAACTCCAAATAAAACTCAATAACTTTTTAAATCAGAAAACAGAGTCTTAAGAACTAAATTTAAAGAGTCATCGTTGGACAGAAGGCCAGACTTCAGTTGACCTTCTGTTTTTATTACTCTTAATAGGACTTCACCTATCCTTTTAGGAGTAACTTTTGTGTATTGGATGTGCTTTAGCTGCCAGGCTTTGCTAGGATCTGATTTTAACAGGTTGCGGTATTTTAAATTGAAATAGCCCAAGAGCAAATCTTTTTTTAGAACCTCTATCAGAACAAATACTTCTTCTGGCTTAACATTAAAAATTGATATATCGCTGACAGTCTGACCTTCAAAAAAATATTTTGATATATCCCATATCTTTCTTGATTCTGATATGGAAGATTCTGAGCCTAAAAATATTTTCAAAAGTTCATTTTTCGTCCATTCATAGTTTTTATCGTATCCGTTGTAGATGTCTTTAGCAATTTTTTTATCAAATTTAAATTGATATTTACTAAAAAAATTATTTAAGCCTGCATTTACAAAATTGAGATCTTCTTTATAAACTTTTATCCCCTTGTTTTCAAGGCCTTTCAGGGTCATAGCATTAATTTTTTCACACACAGCAAATAATTTTTTATCATCAGACGCCTTTAACTTTAGGATTAACTTAGCAGTATCTTTTGTAATCTCAATAGTTTTAAAATAAATATGCTCTTCCCCAAACAATGAAGATGAGCTGAAATTGTTCATCATATCTTCTACATTGTCTACCTCGACAATATTGATGTCTTGTTCGTGAAAATATGGTACAAGATAGTCCTGCCATAAAGAAATATTCCCCACAAACAGGTTCTTTAAGTCGAAATCTAAGATATTTTTTCCCTCAGCCTTTTTCATTTTTACCTCTACTTATTATTATATGAATCTGGATAGATTAATTCATAATCACGATAGATTTTAACTCCATCTTTCTCGCACAATACAATTACATCTTTCAACGGTTTGAAAATCTGATTGGTTGAAATAACAAACTTACTGGTAGGCGTTTTTACGCTGCAATTTTCAATTTGCTTATAAAATTCGAAACTTCCTTCACTGGATTGTAAAATTATACCCTTTTTATCATTATATACTTTTATGTCGTCAGGTTTGAAGACCATCAATGAGAAAAACACAGATCCTAAGAAAATATAAAAAATTACAGAATTATATTTGTTGAAAATTATTAAGAACAACACTAAATAATATAGATAAACGCTAAATGCGGGTATTTTGGCGAAAAAGACTGAAGACAAGGGCATATTTGACCAGCCTTTGATTATATAGATTACTATATCTGTCATGTATGTGACAAAATGACCAATATATTGTGAAAAAATACCAGAAATAGTCATAAGAAAGCTCAATATAAATCCTATAAGTATAAATATTTCTAAAAAGGGCGTAATGAAGATATTTGTAAACAACGCAAGAAGGGAAAGGTTATTAAAATAGTTTACTATAGGAGGAAATAAGAATATAAATACTGAGAATGATAGTATAAAGAGCTCTGCTATATAATTATGTACGTTTAGTTTATTTCTTATCTCGCTTGCGAAAAACATTGCAAATATACACAAAAATGTTAATTGAAAACTAATATCAAACAGTGAAACAGGCTCGAATATAAGAAGCAATATTAATGCTAACAAAGTTAAGTTAAAAGATGAATAGTTAAATCTAAATAGCTCTGCTAATGCGACAAACAATATCAAACAGCCAGCTCTCATCACAGGCGGATCAAGGCCTACATTTAAACAAAATAGCGATGTGAAAAAGGATATTATAACAAAAGACATGACAGGATTCATCGACATTCTCTTCAGAAAGTAAAAGAACATAGAAAATATCATCGACACCTGAGCTCCAGACACCACAAGTATGTGTAGAAGTCCAGTGCGGTTAAAAGCGTTATAAACTTCTTTGGGCGGCTGAAAAAGATCGTCCCCATATAGCATTGCGCCAAAGACCATACCCTCTTGCTCTGAAATATTTTGTCTTATAGCATTTTCAACATACTGTTTAAAAAATAACTTGTTGTTGGAGCTATTTTTCTCAATTCTTGTCGCCAAAATAATAGAATTGCCAAGTGACTCTCCGTCAATTGTAATATTATCTCCTTGTTGAAAATTGGTTTTTCCTCTAAAGATGACTCTTTCAATCTTGGAAGCAAATGGATCTGGGCTATGAAGATATACTTTCAGCAAATTATTTTTTTGATTTATTACTGTAGCGGTGAAGAAAAAGTTTTTATAGCTAAATTTAGTTAGGTCTTTAGAATAAGAAAGAAACAAGCCGCTAAATAAGAGTAATGTGGAAATTGTAGTTATTAATACATAAAATTCCAGCCTTTTAAATTCAAATGATATTAATAAAAAAAGCATACAGGTAAAGATATAAGCCAAAAGTGCCAAAATTGAATAGTTGTAGTAAAAAAATATGCCTGCGCAAAATGAAAAAGAAGGCAAAAGTAAAGGATATCTCCAAATCAAAAGGTTATAAAACCTCTTAACTTCTCAATCTTTGAACTTGAAAAATTTAATCGCTGTTTAAAGTCCTCTAAATTAATAAACTTCGACTTATTTCTTTCATCGATTATCTTTTCTGCAGTAGCCCTTCCAATGCCAGGCAAGGAATCAATCTCTTCCAATGACGCCAAGTTTACATTCACAATTGTTCCATGTGCTGACCCAGAGCTAACGAATGGCACTTTGATAGTCTGATTTTGCCTAAGCTTCTTGTTTAGCGCCAACCCTGATGTGTCGGCGCCCTCAAGACAGCCCCCTGCAACTATTATAAGATCTTGAACCTTAGATCCATAGGGAACCTGATAATCACCAGGATTCTTTATAGCCCCCTTTATATGAACAACTATATCTTTTTCTGCTGTAGTAGAGTTAATTTTTACCTTGCTGCTCTTGCTTTTATCATCATATTGATTGCTTTGATTATTTTGTGTCTCGCCAATAGGATTTACAGGATTATTCGATCCCTGGCTAAAACCCCAATAAGCCACGATAGAGGCTACAAATATCAATGATAATATTAGAGATAGCTTTTCTTTCATGTCATATCTATTTGACCACTATATTGAAAATCTTGTTCTTTACATAAATTTTCTTCAAGATATCCTTGCCCTCGATAAACTTTTTCACTCTGAGACTCGACATTACCATATCTTCTATAACGTCTTCGGTTTGATCTTTTTCTACCATAATCTTGTCTCTAAGTTTTCCATTGATCTGTATTGCAATCACGCATATATCGTCTTCAAGATAATTTGTATCTACTTCTGGCCAATTCTGTGAACTTATCAGGTCTTTATTTCCCATTTCAGACCATATTTCTTCGCACATATGTGGAGCAAATACAGAAAGAATTATGGTGAATGTCTCAAATATCTTTTTAACAAGCTCGGGTCTTATTTTTTTGTTCCTTAGAGAAAAAGAAAATTCATTCGTGAACTCCATCAGAGCAGCGATCGATGTATTAAAATGAAACTTGTCCTCAATGTCGTTTCCAGCCTTTAACAATGTCTTGTTTAATTTTTTGTAGATATCGACCTCATCTTTGTTCAAATCATCGAAAGTTAACTCTTTTGTGACCTTTATCAAATCAATATTATCGTGGAATAGTCTCCAAACCCTTGATAGAAAACGGTGAGCGCCCTCTACACCCTGGTCGCTCCATTCAAGATCCTTTTCTGGCGGAGCCGCGAAAAGAATAAATAATCTAGCTGTATCTGCGCCGTAAGTAGCAAGGATCTCTTCTGGGTCTACCACATTTCCCTTTGATTTAGACATCTTTTCGCCTTCTTTTAGGACCATACCCTGAGTTAAAAGGTTCGAAAAAGGCTCATCAATTTCCAAAAATCCTAAATCTCTTAAGACCTTCACGAAAAATCTTGAGTAAAGTAGATGAAGGACTGCATGCTCGACTCCACCAATATATTGATCTACGCTCATCCAGTACTTAGCTTTATCTTTAGAAAAGGGTTCGGTAACATTTTTTGGATCGCAAAACCTCAGATAGTACCATGAAGAGTCGACAAACGTGTCCATTGTGTCGGTCTCTCTCTTGGCATCCGATCCGCATATTGGACATTTTACATTTACGAACTCATCGATATTGGATAATGGAGATCCGCCTGTTCCAGTAAATTCGACATTTGTCGGCAGAATAACTGGCAAATCCTTCTCGCTCAAAGGCACAATTCCACATTTCTCACAATATACTATTGGGATAGGAGTGCCCCAATATCTTTGCCTTGATATGAGCCAGTCTCTTAGCCTTATCTGTTTGGCGAATTTTGCTATTTTTTCTTCTTGAAACATCTCTACAATCTTCTTTTTAGCATCTGAGCTCTTTAACCCAGAGATATGAGGCGAATTTACGACAATTCCCTCATCTTCATAAACACTGCTCTCATCGCAGGCGTCCTTATCTTCGGGCTTTATTACGTATTTAATAGGAAGATTTTTCTCCCTTGCAAAGTCAAAATCCCTTGCATCGTGAGCTGGAACTCCCATCACAGCTCCTGTACCGTAGCTCATAAGAACGTAATTTGAGGCAAAGACTTGAATATCTTCATTTGTAAGCGGATTCACAACTGTTATGCCAAGAGATACGCCTTTTTTATCATTTACACCAACTGTAAACCTATTTTGAATCTTTTCTTTTTCATAATCCTTTAAAAACTCTATCAATTCTTCATTATTTTTGCTGTCTAAGATATTTTTCACTATTGGGTGTTCGGCTGAAACCACCATAAAGGTTGCTCCGCCCAGAGTATCTGACCTTGTGGTAAATACCTCTATAAAATCGTCTTTATACCCATCTACTTTCTCAGAGAGCTTAAATTTTATCATTACTCCTTCTGATAAGCCTATCCAATTGCGCTGCATAACTTTTACTTTTTGAGGCCAGCCCCTCAAGATATCAAGGTCTTTTACAAGCTCCTCAGAGTAGTCTGTAATCTTGAAGAACCACTGTTCAAGCTCCTTTAATTCTACTTCGCTTTTACATCTCCAGCATCTTCCTTCTTCTGCCTGTTCATTTGCAAGAACAGTTTTACATTCGGGGCACCAGTTAACTTTTGATTTCTTCTTATATGCCAATCCCTTTTTGTAGAATTGAAGAAATAGCCATTGGTTCCACTTATAATAATCAGGAAAGCATGTAGCTACCTCTCTATCCCAATCATAACTAATTCCTAAAGAATTTAGCTGTCTCTTCATATTCTCAATATTTTTTACTGTCCACTCATAAGGATGAACGCCGTATTTAATAGCTGCATTTTCAGCAGGCATCCCAAAAGCGTCCCAGCCCATTGGATGAAGAACATTGTATGATTTCATCCTGTGATAGCGAGCTACAACATCACCAATGGTATAGTTTCTAACATGCCCCATATGAAGATTCCCCGATGGATAAGGGAACATTTCCAATATAAATATTTTTTTGTTTCCCTTTTCCTCTTCTGTTTTAAAGACCTTCTTTTCTTTCCATGTTGCCTGCCACTTCTTTTCGATTGTTTCAAAAGGATATAAGCCCAATAATATTGCCTCCCCAATTTTTAGTAATTTCATTTGAATTATTATAAACCCAAATTATAATTTTATAAATTTTAAATAAATTTAAATATAATAAATCATTTCAATTTAAACTCTTATTAATTCATAAAATATTGTTATAAAAAAAAGTTTTTAATAGTGCTATTATTAAATAAAAGCTTAATGTTGTAAGTGTATTTAGTACAAAATGAATTTACAAAAGGAGGGTAGAATGAAAATCTTGGTAGGAGTAAACGATTCTAAGGACTCCCAAGATGTTGCAAGATGGGCTATTAACTTTGCTAGCCAGGAAAAGGATTCTGAGGTCACTTTGGTATTTGCAGAGAAAAGGATGCCTTTTGTTTCATACGAAGATATTACTGACGATCAGCTAATGGCACTTGCTCAGGTAGACGGTGAAATGATTTTTGATAAGTGCTTGAATGGCTTCAACACAAAAGGAACTACAGTAAAAGAAAGAATTCTCATAGGCGATCCTTCTGCTGAAATTTTGAAAATTGCAAAAGAAGAAGGAGTTGATTTTATCGCTCTTGGAACCAGAGCCCTTTCACCAGTGTGCCAAATGTTTATGTGCTCAGTTTCAGAAAGAGTTATAAAAAAGTCTCCAATACCTGTAATAATTAACAGGTTCCCATCAGAAACTGTAAAAGACTTACACACCATCAAGGCTTAAGGGGGTTATAAAGTTTAAAGTTATGCAATTTATTGATAGCGTCGTCCCTTTTTTACCCATAGGTCATACATACCCAGCTATCTAAAAAATAAGCTGGGTATGTAATTTAGACTATCAGTTCATGACCAAATTCTTTTAACCATTTTCTCTTCTCTTTATAGTTTGGGACAAGCCCTTCAACCTTACTCCAAAATTCCTTTGAATGGTTTTTAATTATTATGTGTATGATTTCATGCACTACTACATAATCAATAATATCTATAGGAGCCATAATAAGCCTCCAAGAAAGACTTAGAGTATTTTTATAGGAACAAGACCCCCAATTCGTCTTTGCGCTGGAAATTCTTAACTTGTTAAATTTTAGTCCTGTTAAATGCGAGTAAAATGTAGCTCTTTCAGAAAATATTTCACGAGCACGATTCTTGTACCAATTTGTCAATATGCTTTTAGCTTGTGGTAGATGATTTTTTGCAATATAAAACCCATTATTAAATATTATAGGTTTAGCTTGAAAGTCGGCTACTTTTAATTTAAATAAATTTCCCAAATAAAAAAATTCTTCTCCATCACAAAATTTCTTCTCTAAAACTTTTGAATTTCTTTCGATTAATTCAGATTTTTTTCTCTCAATCCATTCAGCGTATTTCTCAACAACTTTATCTATGTCCACATCAGTTACATAATATGGAGCCTTTACGACAAGCTTTGCGCCCTCTATTATCTGAAGAGAGATTGTTCTCCTTTTTGAACGTAATATTTTGTCTATTTTAATAGAAATCTACCCCTATAAGCATAAAGTGAAATACTGCATTTTACACAAACTTGCTACAAAAAAATGTATATCAATTCGATTATGTCTCTCGCTTCATTTTACGATATTCTTTGATTATAGCTCTCTCTAAAACCTTTTCAATTTCTTTTATTCTGTCCCATTTGTTCTCACTTGGATTATTGTTCATGTCGTTTACAGCAAGATAGTATTCTTCATAATATTTAAATATCAGGCTGTCATCTGATACGTACATATTTTTCATATCAATATAAAGCTGGCTATTTTTAAAATCAGTAAAACACAAAATATCCTCAATGTGTGAACCAAAATATATTGACCTCTCCAAAATGCCATGCTGAACCAGCTGCCTGGAATAAATGCCCAAAAGGCTTTTTAGGGATCTAAATCTAAAATATCCTGTATTTAAGAAATCTTTTAGCATATCCTTTGGCATTGGTCTTGCTATTGCATAGCCCTGAAGCAGCGGAACTCCCATAGAAGTTAGGGCATCAAATATGTCTGGAGTCTCTACCCCCTCTACCACAAAATATATGCCCTTCGCTCTTGCCAGACCGAAGATAGATTCTACAAAGTGAAGGTCTTGAGGATTCTTTTCTAACCCACGAATAAAGCCTTGATCCAATTTTATCTTGTCAACAGAAAGATTTTTTATTCTCAACAGTGACGAATATGCACTGCCTACATCGTCAAGCGCAAGCTGAACCCCAATATCCTTTAACTTCATAAGATATTCTATTGCCTTTTCGATCTGAGTGAACTCAGTTCTTTCAAGTATTTCGAAAAATATCTTTGAAGGCTCTACCTTGCTTTTTTCTATAATATTCTTAACAATTTCTACGAAATTTTCTGACACAAAACCAGGCTCTATGTTTACAGAAACAACTAAGGAATGTCCATCTTCATCCAATTCCTCAACATCCCTTAGAGCAATTGTTAATACCTGACGAGTTAATTCCAATAAATCTTCATTTGTAAATTTTGATAAAAATTTATCTGGCGTAAGTATGGCTCCACCATCATCAAGCAGCCTTGCAAGGGCTTCTATCCCAACAATGCTTGAAGTTTGATTGTCAAAAATCGGCTGATAGTAGACCATTACTCTACCCTGACTTAATAACATCTG
It encodes the following:
- a CDS encoding universal stress protein, with translation MKILVGVNDSKDSQDVARWAINFASQEKDSEVTLVFAEKRMPFVSYEDITDDQLMALAQVDGEMIFDKCLNGFNTKGTTVKERILIGDPSAEILKIAKEEGVDFIALGTRALSPVCQMFMCSVSERVIKKSPIPVIINRFPSETVKDLHTIKA
- a CDS encoding SprT family zinc-dependent metalloprotease, with amino-acid sequence MSIKIDKILRSKRRTISLQIIEGAKLVVKAPYYVTDVDIDKVVEKYAEWIERKKSELIERNSKVLEKKFCDGEEFFYLGNLFKLKVADFQAKPIIFNNGFYIAKNHLPQAKSILTNWYKNRAREIFSERATFYSHLTGLKFNKLRISSAKTNWGSCSYKNTLSLSWRLIMAPIDIIDYVVVHEIIHIIIKNHSKEFWSKVEGLVPNYKEKRKWLKEFGHELIV
- the leuS gene encoding leucine--tRNA ligase, which codes for MKLLKIGEAILLGLYPFETIEKKWQATWKEKKVFKTEEEKGNKKIFILEMFPYPSGNLHMGHVRNYTIGDVVARYHRMKSYNVLHPMGWDAFGMPAENAAIKYGVHPYEWTVKNIENMKRQLNSLGISYDWDREVATCFPDYYKWNQWLFLQFYKKGLAYKKKSKVNWCPECKTVLANEQAEEGRCWRCKSEVELKELEQWFFKITDYSEELVKDLDILRGWPQKVKVMQRNWIGLSEGVMIKFKLSEKVDGYKDDFIEVFTTRSDTLGGATFMVVSAEHPIVKNILDSKNNEELIEFLKDYEKEKIQNRFTVGVNDKKGVSLGITVVNPLTNEDIQVFASNYVLMSYGTGAVMGVPAHDARDFDFAREKNLPIKYVIKPEDKDACDESSVYEDEGIVVNSPHISGLKSSDAKKKIVEMFQEEKIAKFAKQIRLRDWLISRQRYWGTPIPIVYCEKCGIVPLSEKDLPVILPTNVEFTGTGGSPLSNIDEFVNVKCPICGSDAKRETDTMDTFVDSSWYYLRFCDPKNVTEPFSKDKAKYWMSVDQYIGGVEHAVLHLLYSRFFVKVLRDLGFLEIDEPFSNLLTQGMVLKEGEKMSKSKGNVVDPEEILATYGADTARLFILFAAPPEKDLEWSDQGVEGAHRFLSRVWRLFHDNIDLIKVTKELTFDDLNKDEVDIYKKLNKTLLKAGNDIEDKFHFNTSIAALMEFTNEFSFSLRNKKIRPELVKKIFETFTIILSVFAPHMCEEIWSEMGNKDLISSQNWPEVDTNYLEDDICVIAIQINGKLRDKIMVEKDQTEDVIEDMVMSSLRVKKFIEGKDILKKIYVKNKIFNIVVK